One window from the genome of Palaemon carinicauda isolate YSFRI2023 chromosome 24, ASM3689809v2, whole genome shotgun sequence encodes:
- the LOC137618283 gene encoding SCAN domain-containing protein 3-like has product MKQNASEIIDILPLSNSSVSRRIDEMAEDVEKQLISHLQVKQLALQLDESTLRDNEAILLAYVRFNSDEGHRQEMLFARSLVRDTKGRYKGFIAHLKKAVPEVFCIYCVIHRQHLVAKKLSARLHDALIAVIQVVNHIKSNSLRDRLFHELCKQNGEEFERIVLHTELQGKDSDLISSRRAIVAFLRKLQLYKNNIRRRAFEQFTCLASVSSDLQDEDLALYGEYMENMHKDMQVRFSDLLMMVIPTWISIPFEVNAADINISLQEPLIELQSDEIMCAKFKDGKCNVWKTNDFATKYPLLWDRAQIYVIAFPTSYLVESGSSPVSQPLSKARNRLKTL; this is encoded by the exons ATGAAAcaaaatgcaagtgaaattattGATATCCTCCCTTTAAGCAACTCTTCTGTGTCACGACGCATTGATGAAATGGCAGAGGATGTAGAAAAACAATTGATATCCCATTTGCAAGTGAAACAGTTAGCCCTTCAACTTGATGAATCGACTTTAAGAGATAATGAGGCCATTTTATTAGCATATGTTAGATTTAACAGTGATGAAGGACACAGACAGGAGATGCTTTTTGCTAGAAGTCTTGTGAGAGACACAAAAG GCAGATACAAAGGTTTTATTGCACATTTAAAAAAGGCTGTCCCAGAAGTATTTTGTATTTACTGCGTGATACACCGTCAACACTTAGTTGCAAAGAAATTGAGTGCACGTCTGCATGATGCCCTTATTGCTGTAATACAAGTAGTTAACCATATAAAATCAAATTCTCTCAGAGACCGCCTTTTTCATGAATTATGTAAGCAAAATGGAGAAGAGTTTGAAAGGATTGTATTACATACAGAG CTCCAAGGAAAAGATTCCGATTTGATATCTAGTAGAAGGGCTATTGTTGCTTTTCTGAGGAAACTACAGTTGTATAAAAATAATATCAGGCGTCGTGCATTTGAACAGTTTACTTGTTTGGCCTCTGTTAGCAGCGATTTGCAAGATGAAGATCTTGCATTATATggtgaatatatggaaaatatgcATAAAGATATGCAAGTTCGGTTTAGTGACCTACTCATGATGGTTATACCGACTTGGATTTCAATTCCTTTCGAAGTTAATGCTGCCGATATAAACATATCTTTGCAAGAGCCTCTTATCGAATTACAAAGTGATGAAATTATGTGTGCAAAATTCAAAGATGGAAAGTGCAATGTATGGAAGACAAATGATTTTGCTACAAAGTACCCTTTGCTCTGGGATAGAGCACAGATCTATGTTATCGCTTTTCCAACATCTTATCTTGTTGAATCGGGATCTAGTCCTGTTTCTCAACCTTTATCAAAAGCTCGCAATAGACTTAAGACATTGTGA